Proteins from a genomic interval of Schistocerca cancellata isolate TAMUIC-IGC-003103 chromosome 8, iqSchCanc2.1, whole genome shotgun sequence:
- the LOC126094784 gene encoding uncharacterized protein LOC126094784 has translation MTSRRVRYAAALVIVMKNVKKKKRSIWVREWIMRRSQYGAYNNLLQELSIESMDTFENFCRMSSNDLECLLTLIAPVISKRDTKSRTAISAKERLLVTLRFIATGDSYKSLMYLFRIPVSTISMIVPDVCRAIFDVLKRENYLKTPGTTSE, from the exons atgacaagtaggcgtgtgagatatgctgcagctcttgtaattgtaatgaaaaacgtgaaaaagaaaaagagaagtatttgggttagagagtggataatgagaagatcgcaatatggtgcctataataaccttttgcaagaacttagtatcgagagcatggatacgtttgaaaacttttgcagaatgtcctcaaatgatctggagtgTTTGTTGACattaatagcgcccgtcatatcaaaacgagacacaaagtCCCGTACTGCaatttcagcaaaggaacgtttgcttgtcactctacgatttatagctacag gagactcatacaagtccctgATGTACTTGTTTCGTATTCCGGTCAGCACGATTTCTATGATCGTACCTGACgtatgtagagccatttttgacgtattgaaaagggaaaattatttgaag ACTCCTGGAACAACAAGCGAGTga